In Tenebrio molitor chromosome 1, icTenMoli1.1, whole genome shotgun sequence, the sequence ttaacaaatttgcaatataaactatttattttggCCAAAACTTTTCAATACAATTTTTCATCGGCAAAAGCGAACCGCCTACtcataaaaatttgtattttgtaaGACAGAATTGTTGTCAAATACTCGTACAACCTAAGGGTACTAAAAAAGCTACAAAATCATCCACATAAacctaaaaataattgatattCCCACTATAATTAAAGctatcataatttttgtatcgtcagttttgtttgtttttattccaGATACTTGTCCCTTCTGTAGGGGTTCCTTCAGTCCGGGCATTATTTTACTCATGGGTTCTCCTGTCATGGAGAATTTGGTcgcactaacaattttaactgtgACCAGTTTTCCCATATACTTTTGATTCATTGGAATTAGTACTTGttcataaaatttattatgaccGACAAAGTATTGTTTATCATGTGACACCTCTGTCACCAATACTTCTTGTATTTCACCAATTTTTTCATTGTACGGTTgataagtataaaataattccGTTAATTTTTTCGTTCTACGTTTCACTTCCTGTGCCGGTATTCTGTGAAGTAGTGCCGCTGGTGTTCCAGGtcttggaaaaaattgattgaTGAATAAACTTGGAAATTTGTACTTTTCACAGAGAGATATTGTTTCTTCAAAATTGGCTTCCGTTTCTGTGGGAAATCCGCAAATGATATCTGTTGCAACTGTCATACCCGAGATTCGAGATCGGAGAAAATCTACCACAAGTTCAAAATCTTTTCTGCAATATTCTCGTTTCATGTCAGCAAGGACTTGGTCACTTCCCGATTGAACAGGAACGTGCAAAAAACTGTACACCCTTGGATGattcattatttttgatatttctTCCAGATGTTCCAAAATGTACGGAGGATTCGTCATACCCAACCTTAGTCTACAACCTTCTGGAATTACCTCAACTAATTTCCACAACAATTctggtaatgaagttcctaTGTCTCTGCCGTAAGTGCCTAAAAAATAATGTGGTTCGTTTTACGTCAATGTTCATTTCATTATAGacttaaaaactttaaacatgttttttttgattaaaattgttCACTGGTTTGGTTAactacatacaggtgtcccaaaaatggcgtacaaactacttactaccgtatcgaggatgtttaaggctagggccacactacagactaaaTAATTGGCCGATAATTTAGTCCGATTGGGTAGCTTCCGCGCACACCAGGCAAACTAAACTGTTTGGTTGGCTGTTGGTGGCGTTGGTGCGCAGACAGCCGACTATTAATCGGCCGACTGCTTATGTACAGTTGATAAAATCAAtgcgattttaattaaatatgacatCTGACATAGGATAAAGATATCCTTTAGTTCAACATATTGAATAcctttcataatcataaattaaaaatcaaaatttttgcactgtGCCAGGACTCACTGCTGATTTACTacataaagctgtttttttttcaatttcttcaatTCTAATAACGAGTCATTAATTAAGGAATAAGGGTAATGCGAAGGCGGAGAAGACAGCAATGAAAAATGGATTACAAAGGTGGTTTAAAAAAACGTGTCGGAGCAATAAAggagaaagtaaaaaaaacacaaaaatttaaactttatgaagggttctaataaaatttgaaagttcatTCGAATTCATGgtcttttttcacttttggtaatgaacaaaaataacgAATAATTATTAACTGTTATTGTCATAGTTCATAGTAGCGCGTTCCGACTGCGTCTTTACCTTAGTATTAACGCATAAAATTATATGTAAAGGAATCTAGtttaattctgaattatagatatttaaataataaagcaCGTCTCATTTTTTGCTGGAATATTTCCTACTTTTGTTGGTATCTTAATAAATCTTACgtgatattaattaaatacatatgagatttggcataggtttaaaatatcctttggttcaatatattttattactttcataatcataaattaaaaatcaaaatttttgcactgcAGAGAGCCACTGTACGCCAAATATGTGTGGATCACCGACTGGATAGTCGGTGAATGTGCGCACTCCTATTATACACCATGCTCTATCAATAGTTGGCCAACTTTCTTGTTGAATGGGAATTCCAACTATTTTTCGATCAATCTGTCGGCCGACTACAATCGGTTTAGTGTGCGCACTCACATAAGTACTCATACTTATTAAGAACCAACTAAATTGTCGGCCGATGaaaagtctgtagtgtggccctagccttaatgtacatgaaaaaaatatggaaaaaatgcttccttcaaaaaaatcaattatttttattattattattaacgacaatataatgtaaacaaagatatattaatacatcattaccttgcaatgttaccgtagaggatttaaaataattttttcgatttccaaagcttctaaattctctattatgcaggattagatattggtagtgagtgatcttgtactttgtgataatatgtacgattcgACGTAGCTTAAgcgttaagtgccactttcaaagaccgcaaaatcagcaaataagtccaatagaattttttaaacatttttctggcgtttacggtaatctcttctacagcgtactgcaccgttagtacgccatttttggaacacctgtatgtacagactgattcacataactttccgaccctaacgaaatttaaatgcagccagtaatacgttattCAGTGATAACTCGATACCTGTATTTACTATAAAATCTGGACACTCCTGACACTATTGGATAATCACGTGACAGTTCCTTTTTGTATATATAattgtgaaataattttttgtttgtgctCCAATGACGTAAGGATCGATATTATATTGATATAATATGATGAAtcagtttcttaaataaacaaaaatacagggtggtcccgatataacctgccagaagaaatccagtaataggtgacaatgagtagaactcatacacaaaaaatgtttctaataaaagtcttttcgttttagagataaaaataattgaaaatttggtcaaaatttgctgtacgctaatgagttaatcggttttaaaaaggtaattctggttgcttggctgcaatttctttagcaacggtacctgtaacacctatgacatttgtcaagtttaattttaaatttgcgaatccttcaaaaagttatgaaattcacaaaacaagaacacGCCGaattgcatttactctatggcgaaacacgtggtaattcaagaccggcaaggcgacccgttgtacttttgtggagctacatctgcatttatgtgaggttccaatacgatggcgtccccgatcctccatttaacccctctggattttaatttttggggccacacgaaagatttggtatacgattacgaagttgaaataaatacaaaaggccaactccagaaacgcgtaacagacgccgcgaaccagattcgtaaaaacccaaaAATGCTGAATTCTATTTATAAACATTGGCaccggcgtactcaaatgtgcttaaataccaacggaaggcacacagaacatgtattataaaataatttttctagtctagtttaccttccATTAGTTAgcagatattctcagttagagttgaaagtacgaatatgtaaagtgtaaataaatttattcagtacattattttggctatttaaccacaattaagacgatactcttattacacagttcttccacaattttgcacacactacctctacatttatttacacattgaggaacaccactttatttatttctcattcatctcagtctacaaaatcagcttttgtacctaaataagctgatgaatattaatttgatttagtttgtcatatttgagatttgtcataaacgattcaggtaggtacctatgttgcttagatactgtcatccttacaaacaccaacaattaattcctgagtaggtacgtatttttgtggtcagcagcgtctaatgggtgtggataggggttaatttatccccattattttggtcctaatgaaaaggggttttttggacttgttagatccttctaatgacccagaatttttttggcaggttatatcgggaccacctgtATTGTCGATTACTGCcattttaaaagttttgtaATTGAGACTTTTGTAAGGGATgtccaaaccatacaaaactttaaaataattcatgtttttggatcaagttatgaatgaaaGACGTATTGCTGTCTGCATTTACAttcgttagggtcggaaagttatgtgaatcagtctgtatattAAAAAGCTTAAAATATGATGATTTGAGACAATTTAGGAATTATGTAGATGTCGCAGGCTTATAGCAGAATTAGgctttttgcaaaaaacctAGGCATTTCGCAAAACAGCGTCACTTTGAACAATTACTTTCAATTATTCAAAATGATCTGCCGTTTTCAgtcattttacaaaatgccTGATGGCAGGAATATTGAAGACATCGCAATATACTGTTGTAAATGACTAGGCACTTTGAATAAATCCTTTTATCATGCGCACTACGTGTCACAGTAGCAGCACTTGCGTAAACAAATAGtttgaagacattttttacttttttcgttCTGTGCAAATGGCTTATGTTGTTTTTTAacgtttttccttttttttgttctgtGCAAatatcttgtttttttttacgatttttataataaatatctaCATACGCACACTTAGTTAGATATTTCTAAAATTCTACTAGCCTAAAGTTCTTTATTCAACTCCAGTtggattattttcaatatttggtGAGGAATAGGTATTACGGcgcccaaaaaattttggccgtcactttcttgacattcaagtaaagtgtaaataaacctttagaaatcgtaaccccactttcgattcttgttattttgacaatcaatgtaaactgtttgaagctactaaaaaatgttgcaggcaacatgttgccaattgttgcctcggtgtaaggccgcctttacttggtaaaaatacaaagacaaaaacaaataagaattactttaatttaatcagtaaaaagacgtaacattgcttttgaaatcagcaatattaaaatggacaaaaactgaaaaattattcaaatcgggttcgcgcagagcaagcaactttgaaagtcaaagtcactagctttagctttaataccaacagaacaacagattttcatggcttgcttagatgcacattgatatgaaattgagtatagtagaaatgacaaaataattttgagttttaccacccaaaaaataacgttcataatcaagacggtaatcatgatgacaataaagtacaatttttttttttttttgaattgacagacaatgacggccaaaattttttggctattgggagcatggaatttcgggcagcaatttgtaatttaaaaaaaaaaccgttgtagtctaagctttattgtcatacctaaatgtcataataattaattttgaatgaacttcaaaataaactgtcacaattatttttcattttagttattgatttACAAAGTTTAACCGAAGACTGTttagtttttggaaaatcacATCAAATCACTTGCAACTTTTCAGGATTGATGAATgtaatttgtcaaaatgatatGTGACAatagtactattgggagcacggaatttcgggcagacttgaaatttgactgatacaggtgtccccaaaaaagaagacgagtccataactccgttatttatcggaagattttaattatctgtacaccaaattaaatggttgttaataggctacaaaatagcctaataaattcaagtatagccctatGGGCTTccagggtaaactgtcaaaatattttttttttaatgggaatacatatttttttgtactaattctgatagagatttatattctgaaaacaagaatgtatcacaaatatacacttaaataccaaaaattcaaaaaaaaaaaaatgtaaaaaacgctactatcgtctatgttccattttgcgctaaacattggcggcatatctgcgcaatcccacatgttattatttgtcatttgtttttccagctaccttaatttggttattacactgtaacgcagtgcattttgatagcttttcgcttgatgctcgtcatttgtttcaaaagttagtgttattttttttaatgtgaagttatacttgtgatacattgttgttttcagaattaaaatctctatcagaattactaataaaaggtatgtaatcctatttgaaaaaaaaaaacagagtgtgtcgtaaagacgcacgatagaagtgaaacttttgtattacagggaaacattgtaattattcatcaatcacttttaaatagcatattcacaacaaaattgtatattttaatgaagaaaataaattataaacaacgataacactaaacaatatcgaaatgcgtaactcattgttcatttttaagcctccaaatcaaagagaggacattatccataattgccgtgagtgtgacaaagacagagacactgctcccactcgacccaatagtgtttacccccaccacttttcgtcacacaaaaaggttgccgatcagaatttcaagaccctcccataaaaagtttcacttcaaaaaatattttgacagtttacccttgaagcccatagggctatacttgaatttattaggctaTTTTATAGCCTATTagcaaccatttaatttggtgtatagataattaaaatcctccaataaataagggagctatggactcgtctttttttttggggacactctgtataagatgtgaaataggctttaggtACTAGACGTATgaataacctcattttaatatctacTATTGTCACATATCATTCTGATaaattgcattcatcaatCTTGAAAAGTTGCAAGTCcttagatgtgattttctgaaaactgaacagtcttttattaaactttggaaatcaat encodes:
- the LOC138122186 gene encoding threonylcarbamoyladenosine tRNA methylthiotransferase translates to MNKGNSEVIVSPPCQEIIEDIEDLIAAQEITPKERYSSRKNVKVKVKNRKRIESCGPVFGDNIPGTQRIYVKTWGCAHNSSDSEYMAGQLAAYGYKLTENKEEADLWLLNSCTVKNPAEDHFRNQIEEAKKEGKYIVVAGCVPQGAPKVSFVQGLSIIGVQQIDRVVEVVEETLKGNTVRLLGTKKEHGKKIGGAPLLLPKVRRNPLIEIIAINTGCLNQCTYCKTKHARGDLGSYPPEEIVERAKLAFEEGVVEIWLTSEDTGTYGRDIGTSLPELLWKLVEVIPEGCRLRLGMTNPPYILEHLEEISKIMNHPRVYSFLHVPVQSGSDQVLADMKREYCRKDFELVVDFLRSRISGMTVATDIICGFPTETEANFEETISLCEKYKFPSLFINQFFPRPGTPAALLHRIPAQEVKRRTKKLTELFYTYQPYNEKIGEIQEVLVTEVSHDKQYFVGHNKFYEQVLIPMNQKYMGKLVTVKIVSATKFSMTGEPMSKIMPGLKEPLQKGQVSGIKTNKTDDTKIMIALIIVGISIIFRFMWMIL